A part of Cydia strobilella chromosome 15, ilCydStro3.1, whole genome shotgun sequence genomic DNA contains:
- the LOC134747704 gene encoding mitochondrial tRNA-specific 2-thiouridylase 1 produces MFRKVAIGMSGGVDSAVAALLLKRAGFQIEGVFMRNWDNNYEAGFCSDERDFEDATFVCRKLEIPLHKVYFIKEYWNEVFTVLLQEYETGLTPNPDILCNRYIKFDSFFEHCRKNLGVDAIATGHYANTSFGPFLEKYNENEGVRLLQPADKFKDQTFFLSQVKQFSLRMCMFPLAPLLKTEVRKIAKAEGLLNVANKKDSTGICFIGKRRFQDFIEEYIQKREGVFIDIDTGQIVGEHGGLHKWTVGQRCCLANWKDAYFIFKKDLITNNIYVVPGTKHPALWNHLCITGLAHWIHKEPTELSNNNVLKCYFRFQHTKPLVSCRVVKNAEGLMILLDNKLRALTEGQFGVLYKDGECLGSAKIKDICHNLIY; encoded by the exons ATGTTCCGAAAAGTAGCAATAGGAATGTCTGGTGGCGTAGACAGTGCAGTGGCTGCATTACTCCTTAAACGAGCAG GTTTCCAAATCGAAGGAGTGTTTATGCGTAACTGGGACAATAATTACGAAGCTGGGTTTTGCTCAGATGAAAGAGATTTTGAAGATGCCACCTTCGTATGCCGTAAGCTAGAAATCCCGTTGCATAAAGTGTATTTCATTAAGGAGTATTGGAACGAAGTGTTCACTGTATTGCTACAGGAGTATGAGACAGGACTGACCCCTAATCCTGATATTCTGTGCAACAGATACATTAAATTTGACAGCTTTTTTGAACATTGCAGGAAAAATTTAGGAGTTGATGCTATTGCCACTGGTCACTATGCGAATACTTCTTTCGGACCAttcttagaaaaatataatgaaaatgaaG GTGTCAGATTATTACAACCAGCAGACAAGTTTAAAgaccaaactttttttttgtcacaAGTAAAGCAGTTTTCTTTACGGATGTGCATGTTTCCATTAGCCCCTTTACTAAAGACCGAAGTGAGAAAAATAGCCAAAGCAGAGGGACTGCTGAATGTGGCCAATAAAAAGGATAGTACAGGAATTTGTTTCATTGGGAAAAGAAGATTTCAGGATTTCATCGAAGAA TATATTCAGAAAAGGGAAGGCGTCTTCATAGACATAGATACAGGACAAATCGTGGGTGAACATGGGGGTCTTCACAAATGGACTGTTGGACAGAGGTGCTGCCTTGCCAATTGGAAAGATGCCTActtcatatttaaaaaggaTTTAATAACGAATAACATCTATGTT GTTCCAGGAACTAAGCACCCAGCACTTTGGAATCATTTATGCATAACTGGATTAGCTCATTGGATACATAAAGAGCCTACAGAATTATCAAATAACAATGTTCTGAAATGTTACTTTAGGTTTCAACACACTAAGCCATTGGTTAGCTGTAGAGTTGTAAAGAATGCAGAGGGTTTGATGATTTTACTCGACAACAAGTTACGTGCGCTTACAGAGGGCCAATTTGGTGTTCTCTACAAAGATGGTGAATGTCTTGGAAGTgcaaaaattaaagatatttgtcacaatttaatttattaa